The segment TGAAAATGATCAAGGAAGTCCTGTAAAAAATtgtgttaaataaaataatagaaTTATGACATTCGAACTTACATAATTGCCAGGATTCAGTGCTTGTTCGCCTTCTAGTGCAGGTTCATATTGATCAGCATAATTTTCTTTTCCTTCGAGCTGACAATAGTTTGCTGACTGAGGCTGGTTATCATTGGCTAGTTGGTATAACTTTGAAATAGAAGTTGATTTTTGTTTGGCTTCCAATAGTGAAATTTGTTGTGGACACACTGGCGGCTGATTATAGAAGTCTCGATACCCATGTAGCTGTTGCAAACTACCAGTTGAATTCGCTCGACCGACACTTTCAATCTCCGCTTTGTTGATGTTATATTTTTCCATCAACTCAAGGCTATTGAACTGTTGCAGCATCGATATCTGATTCACTTTACGATAGCCCGGTGTAGGATCCTCCCGAGAGCTTGGGTTTAATCCGGAGCCGAAATCAGATGTTTGCTGATAGGAAGCGGATCGGGGACGAGGTGGTAGTATACTCTCTTGAAAGTTCTGTTCATGTTCACTTATCGGTTGATAGCGTAGAGGCATTTGATGATTTACCGTTGGCTGATAGCGCTCTTGACCGTAACTTGATGGAATATTAGAGCGGTTTCCACTACTTGAAATAGTCATAATACCACTGTCAGTTGATGCAAGTGTTGTACCACCGGAATGACCTTTGTCAAGAGAGATTGCCTTTCGCATAAAAGAATGCTGTAAAACATCTTCCAGTCGCATCCTTTCTGCTGGATTCTTTTTCAATAGTTGATCGATCAAATCACGTGCTTCTTGGGAAATATGATTCGGAATGTTGTAATTGGACATTACAACTTTTGTTAAAGTTGACTTCACTCCTGCGGTGTCGAATGGTGGTCTTCCTACCAGAAAAGTGTACAACATACACCCTAATCCCCAAACATCGGCTGGAAGTCCGTGCGAAGCGCGAGAAGCCACTTCCGGTGAGATATAATTTGGTGTTCCACAAAGGGTCATGTGTTTTTCATCAGGTCGTGATAATTGTGTCGCTAAACCAAAATCTGAAATCTTTATAGTCATATGTTTGGTTAGCAATAGATTAGCTAAGGACATGTCCCGATGCAGGATATGGTGAGAATGCAAATATAAGAGACCATCAACGACCTGTTTCAAAACCGTGGCAGCCTCATGCTCACTAAAAgtttttttggtttctcttaAATACCGCTGAAGTTCACCGTTTTCTGCCAGTTCTAGAACCAAGTACACATAATTTGCATCCTCGAAAAAGGTATACAATTCCAAAATCGAAGGATGCTTCAATCGTGAATGGATGCTTACTTCCTGCCGAACGCGGTTAGCCATTCCAGCCGACTGCATCATTTTCTTGTCGatctaaaatacaaaataaaacacACCCTCTTTTAATGCTGCTGCTCAACGAACCTGAACGGAAGCGGGAATTTTTTCCTTACCATTTTGATCGCGACATGAATACCGGTACGGCGGCATTTTGCCCGATAAACACAAGCAAATCCCCCTTTTCCCAGCAAGTCGTACACTTCAAAATCctagaaaataaacaaaactaatCACTTATTTCAAAAGAGTCAAATTAATCCAACAAACCTCGATCTGTTCACCGAAGTTATCCAGCATCGTCAAAAATCATTCGAACTCAAAAATACACCACTAAAACAATTTGCTGTTCGATAGATACGAATACGAATCacaaattaaaacttaaaaatACAGAACTTAACACTGTTTGGGGCTAAAATTGCATGTTTTTCACCGgataaacaacttttttttattggtaAACAGAAGCGTCGTTGGTGTAGGCTCTAGAAACGTTCCGAGCGTTTTTTGAATCAAGCCACGAAGTTTGACACTAAAGCAGGGTTGCCAAATGGGTTTGGATTTAACAAGGTAAAAAATTGCATACAAAATATTTAAAGTAGATATTCAATAAATTCAAGAAGCTTCAATTGCGCGTCACAGATGTTAAATGTTTACCAAATTTGATGTGACGATTTCTCtaaaacaactgaaaaaaaattcagcagAATCGGAACTATTCGGCAGTTTGTTTGCCACGCGctgaaaaattggtaaaattcatATTTATTTATCATGATGGCAGCCGTGCAATGAGTAAACGAAATATGAAAAAGGagataaaattcaaaataaaaacgtCACAAAAGATAACCAAAATAACCGTCACAGTGACGTTCGGTTGCGTTCCTCCTGGTGAGCcaagcaaggggtttccaacagctatGATTACTACGGCGCATCTGAAAAAGTTACTACACTGAGACTTTTCACAACTTTACGCATAGTTTCTAtctgagagagattcgcgaagaggaaaaattctaacgtcaaatgcagccagtacgatctgtcaaatgcagccagtcgttatcgttggcccaaaatggaaaagtattgataattctcataagttttctgctggttttttttttgtgaaaaacacatttggaattgaattagtcttGTTTGTCTCAATTGTAAACTAACATTTTTGTAAAAACTGAAATACCCGTGGGCCAATTAacaccaaaatatgttattataaaaCGCACATTTCACTCGTCCAATGAGATGTTTACGCACAAGTTTGATTTATTTGcccgaaaatgaaagcaaacgtaataggaagaagaagaacagccaaagcatgagaaaaagaagaccgtcttcgcgactctctctcaggtttatgtgtcccacatattgatttttgcaatgtgcccatgGGCAGTAAATGatttttatgtgccaaacagttttcATTTATGTGCACGCGAAAAATTCGCACATACTGTATTCacatgcgtataatttttatgtgtatttctagggggtttgtgtttatatgcggctcatgataatcaaatcaaatttcatatggaaattgactattagttatgtgcagaatattttgagtgtactatGCTGATTACCACTGATTATCATTAATTTTtggtaatcaatctcttgtgattatatattgcagattgcaagaaaaatcctcacattGCGGTTATCTTGACAGCTGAGTCAAACCACCGAAAGGTAACCGCATGATTTATTATAGTAATttagtatttgaaaatttaccaaatcaattctagatagaataaACAAAAGGGTAAATGTCGCAATTacaaacaaaacgggtgagttaccagcataggaaaatcaaccctcactcggtttgtttacgcttgcgacatttgcccttttgttaattctatcttccaTTATTTTCCAGGCATCATTCACAAAGGACGTCCGGGGTATTTTTCGGCGTTTAAGAAAACCTCCCAACCCTCCCTTGTCCTTTGTCGTCCACAACAGctaaacccccccccctcctccacCCACACTAGAGCGGACGTTcaatgcaaaatatttttttgaaaattaagcGTTTTATCATATTTACATTGCAAATTTTTCTATCAGCCCTTGCCACCATTGACATATTCATATCAAGCTACCggatattttaattatttttaatttttgtgatTGGACGTCCGAAAGCACGAAAACCCTCCCGGAAAAAATACCCATAGCCAAGGTGTCGATCACTCGGCAcaaccgtttttatgttaggcgacttgaaccGAGCCGAACTGTGTCGATGGTGTACCGAAAgcgccgaactgcaagatttgttaaattcgttataatctgatagatctggtaACTGTGCGagttgattttgacaactggcagtgctcccattttaTATGTAAAATTGAGCCGGAGTTGTGCCGCGGAACagtgtgctgagtgtccgaccccttgaccCATAGTACTAAGATAAAAAATACTGTAACAGtataggatacaaaatacagtgaaAACAATAAATCTTGtcgtcagaaaagataaccaaaccttCAAACTTATTGTAATCCACCAgttgagagattctaccataaaaatgacgggttgttaagtatcttaacaataaaaaaatctattttttccaccccatcgacatctctatatcgagctgcagtgaacatcagcgacagcatgtcctgggctcaaaatttgacagcaggCCCAAATCAAGTTGCCggcagtcgagtgaaacgaagtgatgaaatgctatttcattttcgctCGCGCTAAGATGTTGGCGGCAAAAGCATGGTTGCCTGTCGATGAGGTGATTTTtaaacgaacaaaaattttcattcaaagTGAAAGTTagcgtccttttatggtaatttttttaagcgaaaaaacaaaatataattaaaaaaggcagtaaatttgaGATGAGCTATGGCCAATTCCATTGCTTAAAATAAGAAACAGAAATATGAATAAAAGTTGAATTTGAgccacttttacaataaatttaccataagtttcaatgtccacaataaaaactgttgtggACGCATTGTTTCGACtgcaaaatttattgtaaattttttttcgggctGCCTCCCTCCTTGTCCAATAGCGTCCATTTTTCCAAACCCCCCCACCCCCCGGTTCGACAGACGCTTTTTGTGAATGACGCCGAACCACAATccagaaaacctaaattttaattttgcgatTGTATCGCGGTCTCCTGAGCGCGTTACCACCGCCGCAGCAAGAGGATTTATTATAAGCACCGCAATAGTGATTGCTGACATTTATCTTTTACGTACATTTCGCCGCGTTGTTGACTAACCggacaaattgaaaaaaaagcaaaaaatattgtggagtttccacctatttagagtccgacgcgaaaattattagcgttgttattttctgcgtttaccacgcatgtttgcaatttagcaatttgaaccatcagtttttcgttattgcctccccactgaaCCCCTCCTTGTTTGACAAGCatagtttcagtgtatttagtaactacaggataattattattgaaaaacgtatttgcgtaggactcgtagaattgctgcaaggtacaatagtTAATGCGTTTCCACTTGCTCAGCAGCTTTAGTAATATAGTCTGTTCTCTGATGTGTTAaattttttcttgcaatcagccAATGGGTTTTCAACAGCTATATGAGTACAATGCACCTTTAAA is part of the Sabethes cyaneus chromosome 2, idSabCyanKW18_F2, whole genome shotgun sequence genome and harbors:
- the LOC128734716 gene encoding serine/threonine-protein kinase PLK4, producing MLDNFGEQIEDFEVYDLLGKGGFACVYRAKCRRTGIHVAIKMIDKKMMQSAGMANRVRQEVSIHSRLKHPSILELYTFFEDANYVYLVLELAENGELQRYLRETKKTFSEHEAATVLKQVVDGLLYLHSHHILHRDMSLANLLLTKHMTIKISDFGLATQLSRPDEKHMTLCGTPNYISPEVASRASHGLPADVWGLGCMLYTFLVGRPPFDTAGVKSTLTKVVMSNYNIPNHISQEARDLIDQLLKKNPAERMRLEDVLQHSFMRKAISLDKGHSGGTTLASTDSGIMTISSSGNRSNIPSSYGQERYQPTVNHQMPLRYQPISEHEQNFQESILPPRPRSASYQQTSDFGSGLNPSSREDPTPGYRKVNQISMLQQFNSLELMEKYNINKAEIESVGRANSTGSLQQLHGYRDFYNQPPVCPQQISLLEAKQKSTSISKLYQLANDNQPQSANYCQLEGKENYADQYEPALEGEQALNPGNYDFLDHFQSRDNHNNYQNNPQKQSRKQLGVPPLNTTRLLPNRHKTKNAILSIQSNGEVVLEFIKHKQRYREDRVFDVCRISSDGLRFILYHPEGGKGAPVKDEPPDLPAGGADSIFSYESLPEKHWKKYMYAARFVQMVKAKTPKITYYSEKAKCQLMETLEDYEAMFYSGTKIVKSPQEGVRIVDSNGTLLADTGNLSSVLNMEYQHFQRTLEHCLSIDRSLSAIHTGNTFPLIIGRRPTSAGLASSSKEPYCQSNLSTPQTPMTPHQFSSFAMSVNSRDSAAVHNRRPVVRAKATSNFTNMAVKKCTVAGVGTAVQLSQGVIQVHFLDGAALSLIPTEQGGGVTFSPSPGSPLQHYATQADATLPQALREKIASIPQVLRQLNATAAPSIPFNFLEGTPRTPLTRFLR